One Ricinus communis isolate WT05 ecotype wild-type chromosome 7, ASM1957865v1, whole genome shotgun sequence genomic region harbors:
- the LOC107262445 gene encoding probable LRR receptor-like serine/threonine-protein kinase At5g10290 isoform X2, whose protein sequence is MNCSGTLSPKIGVLKNLTTLTLKGNGITGVIPKEFGNLSSLSSLDLGNNHLSGEIPSSLGNLKKLQFLTLSQNNLSGGIPASLSGLQTLINILLDSNNLSGQIPEHLFRTPKYNFTGNHLNCGASFGHLCESDSTASGSSNKPKIGIIVGIIGGVIILLLFGGLLFFICKGKHKGYKREVFVDVAGEVDRRIAFGQLKRFAYRELQLATENFNERNILGQGGFGKVYKGVLQDGTKVAVKRLTDFESPGGDAAFQREVEMISVAVHRNLLRLIGFCTTPSERLLVYPFMPNLSVAYRLRERKPEELVLDWGTRKKVALGAARGLEYLHEHCNPKIIHRDVKAANVLLDEDFEAVVGDFGLAKLVDVRKTNVTTQVRGTMGHIAPEYLSTGKSSERTDVFGYGIMLLELVTGQRAIDFSRLEEEDDVLLLDHVKKLEREKRLDAIVDRNLNKNYNIQEVEMMIQVALLCTQPSPEERPAMSEVVRMLEGEGLAERWEEWQHVEVTRRQEYERLQRRFDWGEDSLYNQDAIELSGGR, encoded by the exons ATGAATTGTTCAGGAACCTTGTCTCCTAAAATAGGAGTTTTGAAGAATCTTACTACATT AACACTGAAAGGAAATGGCATAACTGGTGTGATACCCAAAGAGTTTGGTAATTTATCGAGTTTATCCAGCTTGGATTTGGGAAATAATCATTTAAGTGGTGAAATACCATCTTCCCTTGGCAACCTCAAAAAGCTTCAATTTTT GACATTGAGTCAAAATAATCTCAGTGGAGGTATCCCTGCATCACTTTCTGGTCTTCAAACTTTGATCAATAT tcTGCTTGATTCAAATAATCTGAGTGGTCAAATTCCTGAGCATCTATTTCGGACTCCAAAATACAA TTTCACTGGAAATCACTTAAATTGTGGTGCAAGTTTTGGCCATCTCTGTGAATCTGATAGTACAGCTTCAG GTTCTTCAAATAAGCCGAAGATTGGTATTATAGTCGGGATTATTGGAGGAGttataattcttcttctatttggaggCCTGCTGTTTTTCATTTGCAAGGGTAAACACAAAGGTTACAAACGTGAAGTATTTGTTGACGTTGCAG GTGAAGTTGACCGAAGAATTGCTTTTGGTCAACTGAAAAGATTTGCATATCGAGAATTACAGCTGGCCACAGAAAACTTCAATGAGAGAAATATCCTTGGACAGGGAGGTTTCGGAAAAGTTTATAAAGGAGTGCTTCAAGATGGCACAAAAGTTGCTGTTAAGCGTTTAACTGATTTTGAAAGTCCGGGAGGAGATGCAGCTTTCCAACGTGAAGTTGAGATGATAAGTGTAGCTGTTCACAGGAATCTATTGCGGCTGATAGGATTTTGCACAACACCATCAGAACGCCTTTTGGTTTATCCGTTTATGCCAAATTTAAGTGTGGCCTATCGTCTAAGAG AACGAAAACCTGAGGAGCTTGTTTTAGATTGGGGAACAAGAAAAAAGGTGGCCTTAGGTGCAGCACGTGGGCTGGAGTACCTTCATGAACATTGTAATCCTAAGATTATTCATCGAGATGTAAAGGCTGCTAATGTACTGCTGGATGAAGATTTTGAAGCAGTTGTTGGTGACTTTGGCCTAGCAAAGTTGGTGGATGTAAGAAAGACTAATGTGACAACTCAAGTTCGGGGGACAATGGGCCACATTGCACCTGAGTACTTATCCACTGGGAAGTCATCTGAAAGGACAGATGTTTTTGGGTATGGGATTATGCTCCTAGAGCTAGTAACAGGTCAACGAGCAATTGACTTTTCACGATTGGAAGAGGAGGACGATGTCTTATTGCTTGACCAT GTTAAGAAGctggagagagaaaagaggCTGGACGCAATTGTAGATCGCAaccttaataaaaattataacattCAGGAGGTGGAGATGATGATACAAGTCGCATTGCTGTGCACCCAACCATCACCGGAGGAGCGTCCGGCAATGTCAGAGGTGGTACGGATGCTTGAAGGAGAGGGTTTGGCTGAGAGATGGGAAGAATGGCAGCACGTAGAGGTTACACGCAGGCAAGAGTATGAAAGACTGCAGAGAAGATTTGACTGGGGAGAAGATTCATTATATAACCAGGATGCTATCGAGCTATCTGGTGGAAGATGA
- the LOC8273208 gene encoding valine N-monooxygenase 1, whose protein sequence is MAMNIKDTAFAIGTASSATINTLKTLLITFLISISAIRIHKRRAAQKKNSRNPPLPPGPAPWPLVGNLPEMMLYRPTFRWIHQLMQEMNTEICLIRLGRTNIVPVSCPILARELLKKNDAIFSSRPMIFSAKCMSGEYSTTIVVPNNDQWKKMRKILTSEIVSPARHKWLLDKRTEEANNLVFYLHNQYESNKNVNIRIATRHYCGNVIRKMIFSKRFFGKGMPDGGPGLEEIEHVDAIFAALKYLYGFCVSDFMPLLQGFDLDGQENFVLAANKTIRDYQNPLIDERIRQWKSGERKEMEDLLDVFITLADSDGKPLLTAHEIKNQIAEIMIATVDNPSNSIEWAMAEMLNQPELLQKATEELDRVVGKDRLVQESDIPKLNYIKACAREAYRLHPVAAFVPPHVATQDTIIGGYFIPKGSWAILSRFGLGRNPKTWQDPLKFDPERHLNEGEVVLTEHDLRFVTFSTGRRGCIAALLGSCMTTMLLARMLQCFTWSPPGNDVRVDLTEAVDELYVANPVMAFAKPRLAPHLYPTSP, encoded by the exons ATGGCAATGAACATCAAAGATACAGCTTTTGCTATCGGCACCGCTTCCTCCGCCACTATCAACACTTTGAAAACCTTACTCATCACCTTCTTGATTTCCATCAGTGCTATAAGAATTCATAAAAGAAGGGCGGCCCAGAAAAAAAATAGCAGAAACCCTCCACTCCCTCCTGGCCCTGCACCATGGCCATTGGTTGGCAATTTACCTGAAATGATGCTTTATAGACCCACATTCCGGTGGATTCACCAACTCATGCAGGAAATGAACACCGAAATTTGCCTTATCCGTTTAGGGAGAACAAACATTGTCCCTGTCAGTTGTCCTATTCTTGCTCGTGAATTGCTGAAAAAGAATGACGCGATCTTCTCTTCCAGGCCAATGATATTTTCTGCTAAGTGCATGAGCGGAGAGTACTCTACAACAATTGTTGTGCCTAATAATGATCAATGGAAGAAAATGAGGAAGATCCTAACTTCAGAGATTGTTTCTCCTGCTAGACATAAATGGCTTCTTGATAAAAGAACTGAGGAGGCAAATAACCTTGTATTCTATCTTCATAATCAGTATGAAAGCAACAAGAATGTCAACATAAGGATCGCCACCCGCCATTATTGTGGAAACGTGATCAGGAAAATGATCTTTAGCAAGAGATTCTTTGGAAAGGGAATGCCTGATGGAGGACCAGGACTTGAAGAAATCGAGCACGTCGATGCAATCTTTGCTGCCCTTAAGTACTTGTATGGATTTTGTGTATCTGATTTCATGCCTTTGTTGCAAGGATTTGATCTTGATGGGCAGGAAAATTTCGTTCTTGCTGCAAACAAGACCATAAGGGATTATCAAAATCCTTTAATAGATGAAAGAATTCGACAGTGGAAGAGtggtgaaagaaaagaaatggagGACTTGCTTGATGTTTTCATCACTCTCGCGGATTCAGATGGCAAGCCGTTGCTCACAGCACATGAGATCAAGAATCAAATCGCT GAGATTATGATCGCAACAGTAGATAACCCATCAAACTCAATAGAATGGGCAATGGCTGAGATGTTAAATCAACCTGAACTTCTCCAGAAGGCAACAGAGGAATTGGACAGGGTGGTCGGAAAGGACAGGCTTGTCCAAGAATCCGATATTCCTAAACTGAACTACATCAAGGCCTGCGCAAGAGAAGCATATAGGCTCCATCCAGTGGCTGCCTTCGTTCCTCCTCATGTTGCAACGCAAGATACTATTATTGGTGGATACTTTATCCCAAAGGGTAGCTGGGCAATTCTTAGCCGTTTCGGCCTTGGCAGAAACCCAAAAACATGGCAAGATCCACTGAAGTTTGATCCTGAACGCCACTTGAATGAAGGAGAAGTTGTCCTGACAGAGCATGATTTGAGGTTTGTCACTTTCAGCACTGGACGGCGCGGTTGCATAGCAGCTTTGCTTGGCAGTTGCATGACAACTATGTTGCTTGCCAGGATGCTTCAATGCTTCACCTGGAGTCCGCCAGGGAATGATGTCAGGGTTGATCTTACAGAAGCTGTTGACGAACTCTATGTTGCTAATCCAGTAATGGCATTTGCGAAGCCTCGCTTGGCTCCTCATCTCTACCCTACTTCACCTTGA
- the LOC107262445 gene encoding probable LRR receptor-like serine/threonine-protein kinase At5g10290 isoform X1, with the protein MSVRMEQVVGALVLSCLLSIAYSDLQGDALFALKTSLNAPANQLTDWNQNQVNPCTWSNVICDNDLHVTSVTLSGMNCSGTLSPKIGVLKNLTTLTLKGNGITGVIPKEFGNLSSLSSLDLGNNHLSGEIPSSLGNLKKLQFLTLSQNNLSGGIPASLSGLQTLINILLDSNNLSGQIPEHLFRTPKYNFTGNHLNCGASFGHLCESDSTASGSSNKPKIGIIVGIIGGVIILLLFGGLLFFICKGKHKGYKREVFVDVAGEVDRRIAFGQLKRFAYRELQLATENFNERNILGQGGFGKVYKGVLQDGTKVAVKRLTDFESPGGDAAFQREVEMISVAVHRNLLRLIGFCTTPSERLLVYPFMPNLSVAYRLRERKPEELVLDWGTRKKVALGAARGLEYLHEHCNPKIIHRDVKAANVLLDEDFEAVVGDFGLAKLVDVRKTNVTTQVRGTMGHIAPEYLSTGKSSERTDVFGYGIMLLELVTGQRAIDFSRLEEEDDVLLLDHVKKLEREKRLDAIVDRNLNKNYNIQEVEMMIQVALLCTQPSPEERPAMSEVVRMLEGEGLAERWEEWQHVEVTRRQEYERLQRRFDWGEDSLYNQDAIELSGGR; encoded by the exons ATGTCAGTGAGGATGGAACAGGTGGTTGGAGCTTTAGTACTTTCTTGCTTGCTTTCGATTGCGTATTCTGATTTGCAAG GAGATGCATTGTTTGCATTGAAGACATCACTGAATGCTCCAGCCAATCAGTTGACAGATTGGAATCAAAATCAAGTTAACCCATGCACTTGGTCAAATGTTATCTGTGACAATGATCTTCATGTCACTTCTGT AACATTGTCTGGCATGAATTGTTCAGGAACCTTGTCTCCTAAAATAGGAGTTTTGAAGAATCTTACTACATT AACACTGAAAGGAAATGGCATAACTGGTGTGATACCCAAAGAGTTTGGTAATTTATCGAGTTTATCCAGCTTGGATTTGGGAAATAATCATTTAAGTGGTGAAATACCATCTTCCCTTGGCAACCTCAAAAAGCTTCAATTTTT GACATTGAGTCAAAATAATCTCAGTGGAGGTATCCCTGCATCACTTTCTGGTCTTCAAACTTTGATCAATAT tcTGCTTGATTCAAATAATCTGAGTGGTCAAATTCCTGAGCATCTATTTCGGACTCCAAAATACAA TTTCACTGGAAATCACTTAAATTGTGGTGCAAGTTTTGGCCATCTCTGTGAATCTGATAGTACAGCTTCAG GTTCTTCAAATAAGCCGAAGATTGGTATTATAGTCGGGATTATTGGAGGAGttataattcttcttctatttggaggCCTGCTGTTTTTCATTTGCAAGGGTAAACACAAAGGTTACAAACGTGAAGTATTTGTTGACGTTGCAG GTGAAGTTGACCGAAGAATTGCTTTTGGTCAACTGAAAAGATTTGCATATCGAGAATTACAGCTGGCCACAGAAAACTTCAATGAGAGAAATATCCTTGGACAGGGAGGTTTCGGAAAAGTTTATAAAGGAGTGCTTCAAGATGGCACAAAAGTTGCTGTTAAGCGTTTAACTGATTTTGAAAGTCCGGGAGGAGATGCAGCTTTCCAACGTGAAGTTGAGATGATAAGTGTAGCTGTTCACAGGAATCTATTGCGGCTGATAGGATTTTGCACAACACCATCAGAACGCCTTTTGGTTTATCCGTTTATGCCAAATTTAAGTGTGGCCTATCGTCTAAGAG AACGAAAACCTGAGGAGCTTGTTTTAGATTGGGGAACAAGAAAAAAGGTGGCCTTAGGTGCAGCACGTGGGCTGGAGTACCTTCATGAACATTGTAATCCTAAGATTATTCATCGAGATGTAAAGGCTGCTAATGTACTGCTGGATGAAGATTTTGAAGCAGTTGTTGGTGACTTTGGCCTAGCAAAGTTGGTGGATGTAAGAAAGACTAATGTGACAACTCAAGTTCGGGGGACAATGGGCCACATTGCACCTGAGTACTTATCCACTGGGAAGTCATCTGAAAGGACAGATGTTTTTGGGTATGGGATTATGCTCCTAGAGCTAGTAACAGGTCAACGAGCAATTGACTTTTCACGATTGGAAGAGGAGGACGATGTCTTATTGCTTGACCAT GTTAAGAAGctggagagagaaaagaggCTGGACGCAATTGTAGATCGCAaccttaataaaaattataacattCAGGAGGTGGAGATGATGATACAAGTCGCATTGCTGTGCACCCAACCATCACCGGAGGAGCGTCCGGCAATGTCAGAGGTGGTACGGATGCTTGAAGGAGAGGGTTTGGCTGAGAGATGGGAAGAATGGCAGCACGTAGAGGTTACACGCAGGCAAGAGTATGAAAGACTGCAGAGAAGATTTGACTGGGGAGAAGATTCATTATATAACCAGGATGCTATCGAGCTATCTGGTGGAAGATGA